In a single window of the Sphingosinicella microcystinivorans genome:
- a CDS encoding asparagine synthase-related protein, which translates to MAWILGILNHLDPVGRAMVRPSISPLMAQPVVELCLAIPTWMWVSGGRDRAVARRAFEGRLPPTILGRRSKGTPASFVMHLFESRRSEIGEMLCDGLLAGHGLVDRDRVHAYLSDPRPVSDARYMQIMGLVDAESWARSWTR; encoded by the coding sequence GTGGCGTGGATCCTTGGTATTCTCAATCACCTCGACCCGGTCGGCCGGGCGATGGTCCGGCCCTCGATTTCGCCATTGATGGCACAGCCCGTCGTCGAACTGTGCCTCGCCATTCCAACCTGGATGTGGGTCAGCGGAGGACGCGACCGCGCCGTCGCGCGGCGCGCCTTCGAAGGTCGCCTGCCCCCTACCATTCTCGGGCGACGATCGAAGGGCACGCCTGCAAGCTTTGTCATGCACCTCTTCGAAAGCCGGCGCTCGGAGATCGGGGAAATGCTCTGCGATGGCCTGCTTGCCGGTCACGGCCTTGTCGACCGTGACCGGGTCCATGCCTATCTCTCCGACCCCCGCCCCGTGTCCGATGCGCGCTACATGCAGATCATGGGCCTCGTTGACGCGGAGAGCTGGGCCCGAAGCTGGACACGCTAG
- a CDS encoding Crp/Fnr family transcriptional regulator, whose translation MTRREALNEAHPCADCDVSEEALCRALDTDTLADFRHQGVRIQLAAGQPLFHQGDPADHVFSLTRGVIKLYAILPDGRRQVVAFLFPGDFIGVDTRQSHGFSAEAVSSAVLCRFLKGRFERFVHDHPALADARYRRVAGDLAFAQDQIVTLGRKTAVERLAGFLYDIHQRAGLSGRGGAMLVPLPMSRGDIADYLGLRKETISRGLRRMRALRIIWPHSLTLIEILDLPRIRDLTSGMDA comes from the coding sequence ATGACCAGACGCGAGGCATTGAACGAAGCCCACCCCTGCGCCGACTGCGACGTCAGCGAGGAAGCCCTGTGCCGCGCCCTCGACACGGATACGCTGGCCGATTTCCGCCATCAGGGCGTTCGCATCCAGCTGGCCGCCGGCCAGCCGCTGTTCCACCAGGGCGATCCGGCCGATCACGTGTTCAGCCTGACCCGCGGCGTCATAAAACTCTATGCCATCCTGCCGGACGGACGCCGGCAGGTCGTCGCCTTCCTTTTCCCCGGCGATTTCATCGGCGTCGATACGCGGCAAAGCCACGGCTTCAGCGCCGAGGCGGTCAGCAGCGCGGTGCTCTGCCGTTTCCTGAAAGGGCGGTTCGAACGGTTCGTGCACGACCACCCGGCGCTGGCGGATGCGCGCTATCGGCGGGTCGCGGGCGATCTCGCCTTCGCGCAGGACCAGATCGTGACGCTCGGACGCAAGACCGCCGTCGAGCGGCTCGCCGGCTTTCTCTACGACATCCACCAGCGCGCCGGGCTCAGCGGCCGAGGCGGCGCGATGCTGGTTCCGCTGCCAATGAGCCGGGGCGATATCGCCGACTATCTGGGATTGCGGAAGGAAACGATAAGCCGGGGATTGAGACGGATGCGCGCTTTGCGGATCATCTGGCCGCATTCGCTCACGCTGATCGAAATCCTCGATCTGCCCCGCATCCGCGACCTGACCTCGGGGATGGACGCATGA
- the ubiV gene encoding ubiquinone anaerobic biosynthesis protein UbiV gives MAVDTMDGTKLTLGPILFHWDADRKRDFYARIADEAPIDIVYLGEVVCSKRSPFFERHYPEVIDRLERGGKQVVLSTLAEVVLPRERAMTADLCRQTHYPVEVNNTAGLSALAGRAHRIGPMMNIYNERAMAYLARNGATHFALPTELRREAAAVLARAAAGIGVSVEVQVFGRASLALSARCYHARAHHRTKDECQFVCQEDPDGMALRTLDGEDMLAINGIQTLSHSYVNLLAELEEMRALGIDHFRLMPHSVDMVAVATAFSDHVAGRADAAEAADRIAQLGIGAPFSNGFWHGIAGHRFWRAETDLACA, from the coding sequence ATGGCGGTAGACACGATGGACGGGACGAAGCTGACCCTTGGGCCGATACTGTTCCATTGGGACGCGGACAGGAAACGGGACTTCTACGCGCGCATCGCGGACGAGGCCCCGATCGACATCGTCTATCTGGGCGAGGTCGTCTGCTCCAAGCGCAGCCCCTTCTTCGAACGCCACTATCCCGAGGTGATCGACCGGCTCGAGCGCGGCGGCAAGCAGGTCGTGCTGTCGACGCTCGCCGAGGTCGTCCTGCCGCGCGAGCGGGCGATGACGGCGGACCTGTGCCGTCAGACACACTATCCGGTGGAGGTCAACAACACGGCCGGGCTGTCCGCACTCGCCGGCCGGGCGCATCGCATCGGGCCGATGATGAACATCTACAACGAGCGCGCCATGGCCTATCTGGCGCGCAACGGCGCGACCCATTTCGCCCTGCCGACCGAACTGCGCCGCGAGGCCGCCGCGGTCCTGGCGCGCGCCGCGGCCGGGATCGGCGTTTCCGTCGAGGTGCAGGTGTTCGGCCGCGCCTCGCTCGCGCTTTCGGCGCGCTGCTATCATGCCCGCGCGCACCACCGCACGAAGGACGAATGCCAGTTCGTGTGCCAGGAAGATCCCGACGGCATGGCGCTTCGCACACTGGACGGCGAAGACATGCTGGCGATCAACGGCATCCAGACCTTGTCGCACAGCTACGTCAACCTCTTGGCCGAGCTGGAGGAGATGCGCGCGCTCGGCATAGACCATTTTCGCCTGATGCCGCACAGCGTCGACATGGTGGCGGTGGCGACTGCTTTCTCGGATCATGTCGCCGGCCGCGCAGACGCCGCCGAGGCCGCCGACAGGATCGCGCAGCTGGGGATCGGCGCGCCCTTTTCCAACGGCTTCTGGCACGGGATCGCGGGACACCGCTTCTGGCGGGCCGAGACGGACCTCGCCTGCGCCTGA
- a CDS encoding asparagine synthase-related protein — MTVKTCLDSTVVLTDSLPVKLSDCGRHLFIGHRFAPFEDLAPATFETSATAAYRDAWGGFLDLSSDASGVEIMRDPSGMLPCYVARSEGSTVFASDAALISQLLPQHISWPRLAAFLATDGMRSRATCLADVEELLPGMRERLEDGARTTLWSPWMFVQHSRSMHPEFAARALRTVIDQTVGAWAERFSRILLGVSGGLDSSIVAAALAQTDCRPTLITIATHEPDGDERAYARALADFLDLPLIEDFEAPDHVDLSVSASAHLPRPVARAFSQSSDAIQYAHAEALEIDAFMNGGGGDSVFCALRSASPLADRILAVPRPRELAHTVRDICQVTGSPVAPVMVRGIRNALRAPRAFKGRGIPSSPPPACPPQACCPCIHG, encoded by the coding sequence ATGACCGTAAAGACGTGCCTTGACAGCACCGTCGTCCTGACCGACAGTCTCCCTGTCAAGTTGTCGGACTGCGGACGGCATCTCTTCATCGGGCACCGCTTTGCGCCGTTCGAAGATCTCGCGCCTGCCACCTTCGAAACGTCAGCCACGGCCGCGTATCGGGACGCGTGGGGCGGCTTTCTGGACCTATCTTCGGACGCCTCTGGCGTAGAGATCATGCGCGACCCTTCCGGAATGCTGCCATGCTATGTCGCACGCTCCGAGGGGAGCACTGTCTTCGCATCGGACGCCGCGCTCATATCCCAGCTCCTGCCCCAGCATATCAGCTGGCCGCGCCTCGCCGCATTCCTTGCGACCGACGGCATGCGCAGCAGAGCGACCTGTCTTGCAGATGTTGAAGAGCTGCTGCCCGGAATGCGCGAACGGCTCGAAGACGGTGCGCGCACCACGCTCTGGTCGCCATGGATGTTTGTCCAGCATTCGCGGTCCATGCATCCGGAGTTTGCTGCCCGGGCGCTGCGCACGGTCATCGACCAGACGGTCGGGGCGTGGGCAGAGCGTTTCTCGCGCATTCTGCTCGGCGTCTCCGGAGGCCTCGACTCCTCGATTGTTGCCGCAGCGCTTGCGCAAACCGACTGCCGCCCCACGCTCATCACGATCGCAACGCATGAACCCGACGGCGACGAGCGCGCCTACGCCCGCGCGCTTGCCGATTTTCTCGATCTACCGCTCATCGAGGACTTCGAAGCCCCCGACCATGTCGATCTCTCGGTCTCTGCCTCGGCCCACCTGCCTCGACCCGTCGCGCGGGCGTTCAGCCAGTCGTCCGATGCCATCCAGTATGCACATGCCGAGGCGCTCGAAATCGACGCGTTCATGAACGGTGGCGGCGGTGACAGCGTCTTCTGCGCGCTTCGCTCGGCTTCACCTCTTGCCGACCGGATTCTTGCTGTTCCCCGCCCGAGAGAACTCGCCCACACGGTGAGGGATATCTGCCAGGTCACCGGCAGCCCCGTCGCGCCCGTTATGGTTCGGGGTATTCGCAATGCACTTCGCGCGCCGCGCGCCTTCAAGGGTCGGGGAATCCCTTCCTCACCCCCGCCTGCCTGTCCGCCGCAGGCGTGCTGCCCCTGCATCCATGGCTGA
- a CDS encoding GntR family transcriptional regulator, whose protein sequence is MAPDRHLHENIYVSLKSLLLSHRYRPGQPIDVKALADQFRASVTPVRDGLCRLVGEEIVEMRPSGGFQLWLPSADSLRDLYFWNGQHLLAALHATPPSSIRALLLSVQRSRIEAAADADLQVAGFFQKIADAAANREFSRKADAANTRLYHVRQAESLLIPDASAEAGRIMRPGGADVQKALRRKIHLYHRRRILLAPQIVKKLKLHADT, encoded by the coding sequence ATGGCACCTGACCGCCATCTCCATGAAAACATATATGTTTCTCTGAAATCCCTGCTTCTCAGCCATCGTTATCGACCCGGTCAGCCCATCGATGTCAAAGCGCTGGCCGATCAGTTCCGTGCCAGCGTGACGCCCGTGCGCGACGGGCTTTGCCGCCTCGTCGGCGAAGAGATTGTCGAGATGCGCCCCAGCGGCGGCTTCCAATTGTGGCTGCCATCTGCAGATAGCCTCCGTGACCTCTATTTCTGGAATGGCCAACATCTCCTCGCGGCACTGCACGCAACCCCGCCCTCCAGCATTAGGGCGTTGCTCTTGTCCGTACAGCGGAGCAGGATTGAGGCAGCGGCCGATGCAGATCTCCAGGTGGCAGGCTTCTTCCAGAAGATCGCCGACGCAGCGGCCAACCGCGAATTCAGTCGCAAGGCTGACGCTGCCAACACCCGCCTTTATCACGTACGCCAGGCAGAAAGTTTGTTGATCCCTGACGCCAGCGCTGAAGCGGGACGGATCATGCGACCCGGCGGCGCAGATGTTCAAAAGGCCTTGCGAAGGAAAATTCATCTCTATCACCGTCGGCGTATCCTGCTCGCGCCGCAGATCGTCAAGAAACTGAAGCTTCATGCAGACACCTGA
- a CDS encoding lasso peptide biosynthesis B2 protein, whose product MAYQLRNGLSWCEIAHHVLFLDLPQDRYFCLSGTAADAFRAAAQGNNLDGVQARAAEQLVHLDIIRVSDQREIPQACQNPLPLRTWPADTLSIRDIGAVIWRYSGARTALLHTGLQAVLTKLSRCKRLDASSDSTCRAIGSVTTAVRMLSWFRSSREHCLPRAIALAHVLAARGVPANLVIGVSLHPFRAHAWVQVDDAVICDDVDIVRLYAPILVV is encoded by the coding sequence ATGGCATACCAACTGCGAAATGGACTCTCGTGGTGCGAGATCGCCCATCATGTCCTGTTTCTCGACCTCCCTCAAGATCGGTATTTCTGCCTGAGCGGCACCGCCGCTGATGCATTCCGCGCTGCTGCGCAAGGCAACAACTTGGACGGCGTACAGGCGCGGGCAGCTGAACAATTGGTTCACCTCGATATCATCCGTGTCAGCGACCAGCGGGAGATTCCGCAAGCCTGCCAGAACCCGCTACCACTTCGTACCTGGCCCGCGGACACATTATCCATTCGGGATATTGGCGCTGTCATCTGGAGATATTCGGGGGCGCGGACCGCACTCCTGCATACAGGTCTGCAGGCTGTCCTGACAAAACTCTCCCGGTGCAAAAGACTGGATGCATCCTCAGATTCGACCTGCAGGGCGATCGGATCGGTCACCACCGCCGTGCGAATGCTCAGCTGGTTCAGGTCCAGCCGCGAGCACTGTCTCCCGCGTGCGATTGCCCTCGCTCACGTGCTCGCCGCGAGAGGCGTTCCGGCCAATCTTGTGATCGGCGTGTCGCTCCATCCATTCCGTGCCCATGCCTGGGTCCAGGTCGACGATGCGGTCATCTGCGACGACGTCGATATCGTTCGCCTCTACGCACCCATCCTTGTCGTATGA
- a CDS encoding prolyl oligopeptidase family serine peptidase produces MQYHRFPGCTPPMAACLAVLVISGCAARAATPSDHAEINYADIAEIRTIDGLSISPDGRFAAYRVVTPSVAENRVVEQWYRVPIDGGTPEALGDAAEPIMMPLHDVLELEVSQWNADSSAIYVRRLAGPAIEIHRLAPGGASIPAVADAANVESFTLDGPLIRYQVRAARADIDARQAKEAREGVHFGTSVFSEGLSMTRSAQTGTREPSIRRLGAIGAVEAYAGPLQDKAAVIAGDRGPAVRATALSPSMGLRGPVHGSGGLDIVLKAVDAPDPLWIDHFQRNRIVARGRGGKRYVCTHAVCEGRPESLFFATFGAGGEVVIARRDIGSKTTLYGWTPRSNTLRTIAAPGSLLDGGGSYKRFPCPATARFLVCVEAGTTRPPRLVRIDLASGAVTQLANPNVGLAEKPHIEARFLTWTDTRGRESSGYLVLPPVRTGHVPLVITTTICRGYLRGGAVPLAPEQILARRGMAALCVSASDEGGDARGPDGKPVPLALHDAALAAYKAIISQLAAEGTIDPARVAITGHSFGAIIAAHVITHSDLFSAAVMGTGITTDPAVFTISAPHADSPRALSFHGTGLPAPEDDPDGIWASVSPSLNVARIKAAVLMQPPEDEWLMALPLFSALDRSGGTVDMYVYPRAGHMLQKYPSHVAWRLRRSVEWLAFWLLGEEAPDGDTAQYVHWRALRDKKDAARPH; encoded by the coding sequence ATGCAATATCATCGTTTCCCAGGCTGCACGCCGCCCATGGCCGCCTGTCTCGCCGTTCTTGTCATTTCGGGCTGCGCCGCGCGCGCAGCGACGCCGAGCGATCATGCCGAGATCAACTATGCCGACATTGCCGAAATCCGGACGATCGACGGCTTGTCCATCTCGCCCGATGGCCGTTTTGCGGCGTACCGGGTCGTTACGCCATCGGTCGCGGAAAATCGCGTTGTCGAGCAGTGGTACCGCGTTCCGATTGACGGGGGTACACCGGAGGCGCTCGGTGATGCGGCCGAGCCGATTATGATGCCGCTTCACGATGTCCTCGAACTCGAGGTCAGCCAGTGGAATGCGGACAGCAGCGCAATCTACGTGCGGCGTCTTGCCGGACCCGCAATCGAAATTCATCGCCTCGCCCCTGGGGGCGCGAGCATCCCGGCCGTTGCCGATGCCGCGAACGTGGAATCCTTCACCCTCGACGGACCGCTCATTCGTTACCAGGTTCGGGCGGCGCGCGCCGACATCGATGCCCGGCAGGCAAAGGAAGCGCGAGAGGGTGTTCACTTCGGCACCAGCGTCTTCAGCGAAGGTCTGTCGATGACGCGCAGCGCGCAGACCGGTACGCGCGAGCCTTCGATCCGGCGTTTGGGCGCAATCGGTGCCGTCGAGGCCTATGCCGGGCCGCTCCAGGACAAGGCCGCGGTGATCGCCGGTGACCGAGGACCTGCGGTAAGAGCAACTGCGCTCAGTCCGTCCATGGGCCTTCGCGGCCCTGTGCACGGTTCGGGCGGGCTCGACATCGTGCTTAAAGCGGTAGACGCTCCGGACCCGCTCTGGATCGATCATTTTCAACGAAACCGGATCGTTGCGCGTGGCCGCGGCGGCAAGCGTTACGTGTGCACACATGCGGTCTGCGAAGGACGGCCTGAGTCCCTCTTCTTTGCGACGTTCGGCGCGGGCGGCGAAGTCGTGATCGCGCGAAGAGACATTGGGAGCAAAACGACACTCTACGGCTGGACGCCGCGGTCGAATACGCTGCGAACCATCGCGGCGCCGGGCAGCTTGCTTGATGGTGGCGGTAGTTATAAGCGCTTCCCGTGCCCGGCGACTGCGCGGTTTCTCGTCTGCGTCGAGGCGGGGACGACGCGGCCGCCGCGCCTCGTGCGCATCGACCTTGCGTCGGGCGCGGTGACGCAGCTTGCCAACCCCAATGTGGGGCTTGCAGAAAAGCCGCATATCGAAGCGCGGTTTCTCACCTGGACTGATACGCGCGGCCGTGAATCGTCCGGCTATCTCGTCCTGCCGCCGGTCCGGACGGGGCACGTGCCGCTAGTCATCACGACGACGATATGCCGAGGGTATCTTCGCGGCGGTGCCGTGCCACTTGCTCCCGAGCAGATCCTTGCACGCCGCGGCATGGCGGCACTGTGCGTCAGTGCCAGCGATGAGGGTGGTGATGCGCGCGGGCCGGACGGCAAGCCGGTTCCGCTCGCGCTTCACGATGCGGCGCTCGCGGCTTACAAGGCTATCATCTCGCAGCTGGCCGCGGAGGGAACCATCGACCCGGCGCGGGTCGCCATCACGGGGCACAGTTTTGGCGCGATCATTGCCGCGCATGTCATAACGCATAGCGATTTGTTCAGCGCGGCGGTGATGGGAACCGGCATCACGACCGATCCCGCTGTTTTCACGATTTCCGCGCCGCATGCGGATTCGCCGCGCGCACTTTCGTTCCATGGAACGGGCCTGCCGGCACCCGAGGATGATCCCGATGGCATCTGGGCATCGGTTTCACCATCGCTCAATGTTGCACGGATAAAGGCCGCGGTTCTCATGCAGCCGCCCGAGGACGAGTGGTTGATGGCGCTCCCGCTGTTTTCAGCGCTCGACCGCAGCGGAGGGACCGTTGACATGTACGTCTACCCGCGTGCCGGACACATGCTCCAGAAATATCCGTCGCACGTTGCCTGGCGTTTGCGGCGTTCGGTCGAATGGCTTGCGTTCTGGCTTCTGGGCGAAGAGGCCCCGGACGGGGATACCGCGCAGTACGTGCATTGGCGCGCGCTGCGCGACAAGAAGGACGCTGCAAGACCTCACTAG
- a CDS encoding adenosylcobalamin-dependent ribonucleoside-diphosphate reductase: MFDTALAEEIWTQKYRFQPADGDGDESVQATWVRVAHAIAANDPPPEQARRAQDYLDALTDFRFIPAGRILAGAGTGRNVTLFNCFVMGAIPDDLDGIFMHLREAALTMQQGGGVGMDFSSIRPSGAAVRGVGAQASGPLSFMDSWNAMCGTIAAAGQRRGAMMGCLRIDHPDIEAFIDAKRDQMRLRNFNLSVLVDDAFMKALACDGDWPLVFGGVVHRTVGARDLWRRLMQATYDVAEPGVIFIDRVNQQNNLAYCEEILASNPCGEQMLPAYGACLLGSINLARLVPQPFAGNAALDEEELAALAATAVRFLDNVIDISRYPLPQQEAEARSKRRIGLGVTGLADALLFCNAAYGSGRAIELTRHWLGCIKQAAYRASALLAAEKGPFPLYDPAILDRPNLRSLDDETRVLIAEHGLRNGCLTSIAPTGTTSLLAGNVSSGIEPVFAYSYTRKVRQADGSAREEAVEDHGYRVWKQVNGDEPPPADLFVSAQSLEPSDHLAMQAPAQAFIDSSISKTVNCPEDISFEAFMDVYAEAYHLGCKGLTTYRPNATTGSVLSVPPPPVQVAAPAETHELQPRPESLHGTTYKIKWPDSAHAVYVTINDTGTDKARRPVEMFINSKNMEHYAWTLGLTRMISAVLRRGGDIAFVAEELKAVFDPRGGAWMGGRYVPSLLAAIGGIFERHLETLGDPEGSEPDPVAVAPAQQQAAIPRICPQCSAAAIQRLEGCDKCLECGYSKCG; the protein is encoded by the coding sequence ATGTTCGATACAGCACTCGCAGAGGAAATCTGGACGCAGAAATACCGTTTCCAACCGGCCGACGGCGACGGGGATGAATCCGTGCAGGCGACATGGGTGCGCGTGGCCCATGCCATCGCCGCCAACGATCCGCCGCCGGAACAGGCACGCCGGGCGCAGGATTATCTGGATGCCCTGACGGATTTCCGTTTCATTCCGGCCGGCCGCATTTTGGCCGGAGCGGGAACGGGGCGCAACGTCACCCTGTTCAACTGCTTCGTGATGGGCGCGATCCCCGACGATCTGGACGGCATCTTCATGCACCTGCGCGAGGCGGCGCTGACGATGCAGCAGGGCGGCGGGGTCGGCATGGACTTTTCCTCCATCCGCCCGTCGGGCGCGGCCGTGCGCGGCGTCGGCGCGCAGGCTTCCGGTCCGCTCAGCTTCATGGACAGCTGGAACGCGATGTGCGGCACGATCGCGGCGGCCGGCCAGCGGCGCGGGGCGATGATGGGGTGCCTGCGCATCGACCACCCCGACATAGAAGCCTTCATCGACGCCAAGCGCGACCAGATGCGCCTGCGCAATTTCAACCTCTCGGTGCTGGTCGACGATGCCTTCATGAAGGCGCTTGCCTGCGACGGGGATTGGCCGCTGGTCTTCGGCGGGGTCGTCCATCGCACGGTCGGCGCGCGCGACCTGTGGCGGCGGCTGATGCAGGCGACCTACGATGTCGCCGAGCCGGGCGTCATCTTCATCGACCGGGTGAACCAGCAGAACAACCTCGCCTATTGCGAGGAGATCCTCGCCAGCAATCCGTGCGGGGAGCAGATGCTGCCCGCCTACGGCGCCTGCCTGCTCGGCTCGATCAATCTCGCGCGGCTGGTGCCCCAGCCCTTTGCCGGAAACGCCGCGCTGGACGAGGAGGAACTCGCGGCGCTCGCCGCCACGGCGGTCCGCTTCCTCGACAATGTCATCGACATCTCCCGCTACCCCCTGCCGCAGCAGGAGGCGGAGGCGCGGTCGAAGCGGCGCATCGGCCTCGGCGTCACCGGCCTTGCCGACGCGCTGCTGTTCTGCAACGCGGCCTATGGATCGGGGCGGGCGATCGAGCTGACGCGGCATTGGCTGGGCTGCATCAAGCAGGCCGCCTATCGCGCCAGCGCCCTGCTGGCGGCGGAGAAGGGGCCGTTTCCGCTCTATGATCCGGCGATACTCGACCGGCCGAACCTGCGATCGCTCGACGATGAGACCCGCGTGCTCATCGCCGAGCACGGGCTGCGCAACGGCTGCCTCACCTCGATCGCGCCGACCGGCACCACCTCGCTGCTGGCGGGCAACGTCTCGTCCGGCATCGAGCCGGTTTTCGCCTACAGCTACACCCGCAAGGTGCGCCAGGCCGACGGATCGGCGCGCGAGGAGGCGGTGGAGGACCACGGCTATCGCGTATGGAAGCAGGTGAACGGCGACGAGCCGCCGCCCGCCGACCTGTTCGTCAGCGCGCAGTCGCTCGAGCCGTCCGATCATCTCGCCATGCAGGCGCCCGCGCAGGCCTTCATCGACAGCTCGATCTCCAAGACCGTCAACTGCCCGGAGGACATCAGCTTCGAAGCCTTCATGGACGTCTATGCCGAAGCCTATCATCTGGGGTGCAAGGGGCTGACCACCTATCGCCCGAACGCCACCACCGGGTCCGTGCTGAGCGTCCCGCCGCCGCCCGTGCAGGTCGCGGCGCCCGCCGAGACGCACGAGTTGCAGCCCCGGCCCGAATCACTCCACGGCACCACCTACAAGATCAAGTGGCCCGACAGCGCCCACGCCGTCTACGTCACGATCAACGATACCGGAACCGACAAGGCGCGGCGGCCGGTCGAAATGTTCATCAACTCCAAGAACATGGAGCATTATGCCTGGACGCTGGGGCTGACGCGGATGATTTCGGCCGTCTTGCGCAGGGGCGGAGACATCGCCTTCGTCGCCGAGGAGCTGAAGGCCGTGTTCGACCCGCGCGGCGGCGCGTGGATGGGCGGGCGCTATGTGCCGTCCCTGCTTGCGGCGATCGGTGGCATATTCGAGCGGCATCTGGAAACGCTCGGCGATCCTGAAGGGTCTGAGCCCGATCCCGTTGCGGTTGCTCCGGCGCAGCAGCAGGCCGCCATCCCGAGAATCTGTCCGCAATGCAGCGCCGCCGCCATTCAGCGGCTGGAAGGGTGCGACAAGTGCCTCGAGTGCGGCTATTCGAAATGCGGCTGA
- the ubiU gene encoding ubiquinone anaerobic biosynthesis protein UbiU — protein MTGRLTDRLTGRPELICPAGTPATLRAAVDAGADAVYCGFRNATNARNFAGLNFTPDEMRAAIAYAHAAGAKVLLALNTFPPAGQFELWKQAADIGTAIGIDAFIVADIGVAAYMAEQYPGSRLHLSVQAAASNPESIRYYCGEFGVRRVVLPRILTVPEIRRLKSEIPCEIETFVFGNHGLMVEGRCSLTNYAVGRSTNMDGACSPASEVHYQRGPDGSVTARLGCHVIDRFDRDEQAGYPTICKGRYVAPVRDEPYYAFEEPVSLNLMGMLPDLIGAGVDAFKIEGRQRSRAYVGAVVGAFRAAVDAAMAGRTPPAADLVALTEGQKQTRGAFATKKWR, from the coding sequence GTGACGGGTCGCCTGACGGATCGCCTGACGGGCCGCCCCGAGCTCATTTGCCCGGCGGGAACGCCCGCCACGCTGCGCGCGGCGGTCGATGCAGGGGCCGACGCGGTCTATTGCGGCTTCCGGAACGCCACGAATGCCCGCAACTTCGCCGGTCTCAACTTCACGCCCGACGAGATGCGCGCCGCCATCGCCTACGCCCATGCGGCCGGCGCCAAGGTACTGCTCGCCCTCAACACCTTTCCCCCCGCGGGGCAGTTCGAGCTGTGGAAGCAGGCCGCCGACATCGGCACGGCGATCGGCATAGACGCCTTCATCGTGGCGGACATCGGAGTCGCGGCCTACATGGCGGAGCAGTACCCGGGCAGCAGATTGCATCTGTCCGTGCAGGCCGCGGCGTCCAACCCCGAATCCATCCGCTATTATTGCGGTGAGTTCGGCGTGCGGCGGGTCGTGCTTCCCCGGATATTGACGGTGCCCGAAATCCGCCGGCTGAAATCGGAAATCCCCTGCGAGATCGAGACGTTCGTCTTCGGCAACCACGGCCTGATGGTCGAGGGGCGGTGCAGCCTCACCAACTATGCCGTCGGCCGTTCGACCAACATGGACGGCGCCTGCTCGCCCGCGTCCGAAGTCCATTACCAGCGGGGGCCGGACGGCAGCGTGACCGCGCGGCTCGGCTGCCACGTGATCGACCGGTTCGACCGCGACGAACAGGCCGGCTATCCGACGATATGCAAGGGCCGGTACGTCGCGCCGGTGCGCGACGAGCCTTACTACGCCTTCGAGGAGCCGGTCAGCCTGAACCTGATGGGCATGTTGCCCGATCTGATCGGCGCGGGCGTGGACGCCTTCAAGATCGAGGGCAGGCAGCGCTCGCGCGCCTATGTGGGCGCCGTGGTCGGTGCCTTCCGGGCCGCCGTCGACGCGGCGATGGCGGGGCGGACGCCGCCGGCGGCCGATCTGGTCGCGCTGACGGAAGGGCAGAAGCAGACCCGGGGCGCCTTCGCGACCAAGAAATGGCGGTAG
- a CDS encoding benenodin family lasso peptide: MTYDASSEIIDLGTASEETKGPPGLPFPDALGAFAQQGLSND; this comes from the coding sequence ATGACATACGACGCTTCGTCCGAGATTATCGATCTCGGCACCGCCAGCGAGGAAACCAAGGGCCCGCCGGGGCTTCCGTTCCCGGACGCCCTGGGCGCATTCGCTCAGCAGGGCCTGAGCAACGACTGA